Part of the Paenibacillus sp. YPG26 genome, TCCTACAAAGCTGAGGTCTCTGGAAGAGATATAACTATCCGGGATAAAAGGAAGTAGCGCGACTAATCCGATTACGAAAGATAAATAAATGCCTAGTCCACCGAGTCTCGGCATCACTCTGGTATGCACCTTGCGTGCATTCGGAACGTCAACTACGCCAACCTTAATCGCGAATTTCTTCACCAGCGGCGTCAAGCCGAGCGCCAGAACGAGCGAGACGATAAACCCGATGATATAGATCATCAACATGTCAATTTTCAACCCCCATTTTATCTACCGAATGAATTATACTCCGAATGCGAACAAACTACCAACTCTGTATTTCAGCAAAATTCCGCTGATTTTCAGAGGATTCCGCCTAATTACCGAACTTTCGTGAGGTTTTCTCCCTCACGCAGTACTTTGACGGTGAATTTCGGCAGCGCAAGCATTCTTCGAATCCTTGTAGGTTCGCGGAGAAGACGGTAGAACCACTCCAGATGCATCTTCTGCATGATTTTCGGTGCCCGTTGGGTCCGCCCTGAGATCACGTCAAAGCTTCCTCCAACTCCCATCATAACAGGGACACCGAGTTGTTCCTTATATTTGGCGATCCACGGCTCTTGTGTGTCTGCCCCCCGGGCTACGAACAACAGATCCGGCTTCACCTTAACAATCTCCGCCACAACTTCAAGATCCTGCTGTGGACCGAAATAACCATCGCGGGTTCCCACGATCTTCACTCTCGGATATTGCAATTGTAACCGTGCAGATGCTTCCTGAATCACTTCAGGCGCTGCGCCGAGCAGAAACACGGTCCACCCGAGCTGCTCCCCCTGCTTCATCAGTTCATGCAGCAGATCGAATCCGGCTACACGCTCGGCCACCGGCTGACCGCCCTTCCGGGCAGCCCATACCACTCCGGTTCCGTCAGGCACGATCAGATCGGCATTCTGCATCATCGTCTTATACTCAGGGTTCTCCAATGCGGCCATCACCATAATGGGATTAGCGGTAATAATCTGGTGCGGCTTCCCGGACTGTACGGCCTCCGTCAAGTACTTGACGGTATCTTCCATTCCCCACTTGCAGACTGGGATGCCAAATACAGATACGGTTGGCACATTTGCCGGCTGCTTCATGTTGATTCACCCTCTGTTCTTGAAAAATTCAGCAATCCGCTCCGCCGGCTGGCGGGCCTCCTGCTTCAGTGTATCGATTCTGGATGCATTCCGGCTGCGCCAGGACTCTCCATCCAGGAGCAGGCCTCGAAGCTCGGATGCCACGATCTGGGGATCAAGCTGATCACTTGTTCCTACAGGAACGGAGCCCAGGCGCGCCAGGAAGTGATCAATCTTCGGATCATAGGAAATACCAATCAGAGGAACACGCTGCGAAGCCGCATAGATCAGACTGTGCAGCCTCATGCCAATAAGCGCTTGGCAGCGGCTCACCTCGGCAAGCATTTCCTGCGGATCTACTGTCTCTGGCGCTACACTAATGATGCTCCCCGGTGCGGTCACGCCCTCCATCCGTTCGATAACATAGCGTGACGCTTCATCATCCCCCGGTATGTGAAAGGGCAGAAAGCGGAAATGAACCGGCATGAACGAAGCAAGCGCTGTAAGACCGGCTGCAAGCTGAGTTAGCTCCTTGCGCTCTGTGTTCCAATAGCGAACCGAGATGCCGACTACAGGCAGGTCCTGCCCGTTCTGCCCAGAGGCACCTGTCATCTCCATACCCTCAGGCAGCGGAAGTCCCATAACCGGATCCGGCACAACCTCGATCTTGTCACGGCTTAGCCCCATCGTACCCAGCAGCCCCGCAGACTCATTGTCTCGAACAGAGATGTAGCTGCATTTGCGGAATACTCCTCTAATCAACGGATGAAAGAATCCCTTGTTCACGGGTCCAATACCTTGAGCGTAGATGAAAGTTGGCTTACCGAGCCACTGCGCTATCTTAATGATGCCCAAATAATAGGGAATTGTGGTCATTCCTGTAGCATCTTGAAGCAGGCTTCCGCCGCCGCTAATCAGACCATCGCTATCCTTCAAGGCCCGCCGGACCTCTCCAAGCTTCATACGGTGCACAGCCTGCACACCGTACATGGAGGTGGTCCATTCCGGGTCAATAGACAGAACAACCGGTTCTATTCTAATTCCTGCCCGGGCGCTTTCCTCTTCCAGCGCGGTCAGAATCGACTTGAGCACCGCCTCGTCCCCGCTGTTGCGGAAGCCGTAGTAACCGGAGATGACTAGTCTTGTAACAGACGGGGTGACCATTTTGTCCAGCACCTTTCAATAATAATCCATATTCCAACTGCAATAAGTCCGATGATGATGCCAAAGCCCATGCCCAGCAGCCCGCGGATCAAGGAGATCAAGACTGGGGTATGAATATGAGCGAAGGTATCCACCATAGATAACTGGCCAATAGAAGCGATAATCAGCACATAGATCAGCTTAGGGAAACGCAGGGCCGCGAATACGCCCATAATGAACAGCGGATGGAAGGCCAGGAACTCCTTGTTCCTTGGACGTACACCGATCGTATTCTCCAGGAATGAACGGAACGCCGCCTCACCCGGCAGAAGACTGCCCGAGTTCCCTGTCCGGGACAGGTAGTAGAGCCCAGCTGCCGCGAGAATCGCCGCACAGACTACCCATAGGACAGTGATTGGCATCCGAAGCCATCTGCGGAGCTCGCTGTATACGGTGTTCCCTTGATACAGGAAGACATACAGAGCTACCAGGAAGACCGGAAGCAAGTGCAGCAGGCTTACCCCGCGGAACTGATTCAAGACCAGAGCATAAGTGATATTATTCAGCAGCGCGATCACGAAAGGCACGGCGCAAAGTGACAATAACGAAGTCTTAATGAACAGCACAAGGCTGTGTGTCAACCTGCGGCCGGCTGACATTGAACGGTTCGCGCCTTGAATCTCCTGTACTTTCCTGATTGCAAGCAGCATAGCGATCGTTGGGGCGCTAATCGCCACAAGCAGGGACAGCATTTGTTCAAGCAACTGCTGTTTGTGAATGACGAACAACCCGGCACAGCCAAGCAGACCTATGATCAGAGCTGCCAGCGTTAATGATGGCAGGAAGTAGGATACAAGGATGGAGACGAAGGCGACTCCGCCCAGTACAACCAAGGCTTTGAGAATCTTATCCCAAGAGTGGGAATTGACTGTGAAAGGCTCTGCTTGTCCAAGCTGGTAACCGTCCTTCTCCATCCGCTTGACCGCATTCCCCGGTTCACCCAAGGTCTCTACGATGTTGTCCACTGAATCCGTGATTGTGGACTTCGACGTATCCTTGCTTGGCATACTGTTGATGTAGATCATGCGGATCTTCCGGTCCTTAACAGCCAGAGCGAAGCGGTCGGCAAGAACGTCGGTGTCCAGCTTCGCATCCTTATCGCTTAAGGAATATAGACGTACCACATTGTAATCCAGGTCATAAGCCAGCTTGTTAAATCCAGCCTGTGGCTTCTTAAGACCTTCAATGGTCACAATACCCATTCCATGAGCCTTGAGCGAGTCGGCAAAAGCCTTCAGGCTCTTCTTCTCCGGATCATCGGTGAATCCTTTGACCGCGTCTCCTTCAAAGAGAATGTGCTTCACATTGTTCTCCTGGAACATCGTAAGCAGCTTGTCTACCGCTGCCTGATCGTAAGGCATATTATCGCTCATACGCGGAAGGATGTTAAAGCCTTTATCCCGCAGCATCTTCATGGCAACCGGATCAGGAGCGAAGGATTTAATTAGAGCATTGGCTGGTGATGTATTAATGCGCACAGCCGTTACGCCCGGTTCCCAGCTCCATGGAGCCACAGCGATATCGAACATTTGGAAAGTTTCTTCAATCAGAGGCTGGAAAGCGCGTGCGTTCTCCTCATTCGTGAATACGACATAAGTCTGATTCCCGGCTGCCGCACTGGATACAGGCAGCTTGTTCATGTTGATCAGATCCTGTGTACTGTACACCAACACACGGCGGGATCTGGACAACTCGTCGAGATTGCTTTCAAACATCGCAATCGTGCCGACACCGGCTCCTTGCAGCTTATCAAGCTGCTCATTCATATAGGCTTCAGGGTTGGGTTGATAATAAGAGCTCTCCAGCAAGCTGCGATAATTGAAAATAAGCTCCACGTTCTTGGCTGTCTGCTCGGTCTGAATACGTCCGTAGATCAGCGGCAATGAAGCTACCATGCCTACTACGACCAGAATCCAAAGCCACTTGCGGGACGCTTTGTTCCACTTCTGCCATCTTTGATACACGAAGGTACCTCCTCATGAATAAACTCCGAAGTCTCATAGCCCAGCCCATAAGCCGGAGCATCCCGAGACTTCGGAATATTAAGTAAACACGCTATTTCTTTGTTGCATTCCAATGCGAACTAAGCGTCAACTCTAGCCATAACCTCATCCTGCAATTTGCCAAGCGTGCTGAGTGACTCCTCGTTGGAGTCTCCCCGTACGGCGAAATACACTTTAATCTTAGGCTCTGTGCCGGATGGCCGCAAGCAGAACCAGGATCCGTCTTCCAGTATGAACTTAAGCACATTCTCTCTAGGGAATCCATAGAGCCCCTTGGAAAAGTCCTCAACTTCCTTCACCTTAATGCCCGCAACTTCCTGCGGACTGTGATCACGCCAGTCCGTCATAAGAGACTGGATCTTGGCAACGCCGTCCTTACCCTTGAGCGTACGGGAGATAAGAGACTCACGGTAGTAACCGAACTGCTGATACAGCTCTTCAAGAACATCGAACAGCGTCTTACCTTGTGTCTTGTAGTATGCCGCAGCTTCAGCAATTAGAGTCGATGCCACAACCGCATCTTTGTCGCGGGCATAGTTGCCAGCCAGATAGCCATAGCTCTCTTCGTATCCGAAGAGGTAGGTATGCTCACCGGACTGCTCGAATCGATTCATCATTTCACCGATGTATTTAAAGCCTGTCAGCGTGTTAAATACCGACACCCCATAGTGGCGTGCAATTACTGCACCAAGCTCGCTGGTTACAATCGTCTTGACTACAGCCCCGTTCTCCGGGAGCTTGCCTGCAGACTTCAGCTGGCTGAGCAGATAATGCACCAGAATGGAACCCGACTGATTCCCCGTCAGGATCTGATACTCCCCGTTCGCATCCTTAACCACGGCACCCATACGGTCCGCGTCCGGATCTGTTCCCATGAGCAGATCAGCGCCTACTTTCTTCCCAAGCTCAATGGCCAGGGCAAAAGCTTCACGTTCCTCCGGATTCGGGGATTTCACTGTGGAGAATTCCGCATCCGGCTGCTCTTGCTCGGCTACAATATGGACCTGTGTGAATCCAAGCTTATCCAGCACGCGCCGAACAGGAACGTTACCGGTTCCATGGAGTGGAGTGAAGACGATTACCACATCTTTGGCAGCACCTGAAGCCAGCATCTCAGGGTTCACACTCGCAGCTGCTACGGTGTTCGCGAAATCTTCATCTTCCGCCTCACCCAGCCAGACTAACAGGCCTTGGGATTCCGCTTCTTCCTGGGTCAGACGCTTGACCTGGGCAAAAGAAGACACTTCCTTGATCAAAGCAATGACTTCCTCAGCTTCCTGGGGAACAAGCTGCCCGCCCGAGGCATTATAGACTTTGTATCCGTTATATTCAGGCGGATTATGACTCGCGGTAATGACGATGCCTCCCGTTGCTTGAAGGGAACGCACAGAGAAGGACAACTGCGGAGTTGGACGAAGGGAAGGGAACAGCTTCGCGGTAATCCCGTTGCCCGCCAGCACCAGAGCGGCCTCCAAGGCGAATTCCGGCGAGAAATGCCGGGAGTCATGAGCAATCACAACAGAAGGTTGGCCTTCTGCTTGCGATTTGCTGTGCGCATCCAGAATATACTGTGCAAAGCCTTGAGTAGCCTTGCCCACGGTATACCGGTTGATCCGGTTGCTTCCTGCGCCAATTAATCCACGAAGTCCGCCTGTACCAAATTCAAGCTCTCTATAAAATCGATCTTCGAGCTCAGCCGGACTGCTCTCAAGCGAGCGCAGCTCCTGCTTGGTCTCCTCATCAATGCTTGCATCCTGCAGCCATGCCTGAACCTTCTCCTGAATTGACTGATTGATCTCGCTCATGTGTCTCTGCTCCCCTTCTATTGTTGGACTATTTCAATTCTCCATCCGAGAGTGCAAACATAATCTCACCTTCAGCCACCACTTTATCTCCAACCTTGGCGGTAGCGCGGCCTTTGCCGATAGAACCCTTCAGACGGATAATCTCCACTTCAAGGCGAAGAGTATCTCCCGGGAACACCATATCACGGAAGCGGAATCCATCCAGTCCCGCAAGGAATCCAATCTTCCCCTTGTTGCTCTCCACACTTAGCATAGCGGCGGCTCCCACTTGCGCCAAAGCCTCTGTAATAAGCACACCCGGCATTACCGGGTACCCTGGGAAGTGCCCTTGGAAAAATGGTTCATTAATAGTTACATTCTTAATGCCTACTGCACGCTTCCCCTCTTCCATCTCGATAATCCGGTCCACCAATAGGAACGGGTAACGGTGAGGGATAATGTCTTGAACCTGCCGATTGTCTAACATGATTATGTACTGCCCCTTTCTGATTTGCCCACTCTCCGGGTAATTGTATTTAAACGGGAATTCCCGTATAAAAACAAGTGTCCACGGCCACACTGTAATTATCCTTCGTCTCTGCAGATACGAAGGTTCAGATAAGGGGTTTATTCGCAGGGCTGCTCTTGAGCCGTCCTGCGGATAGAACCCTTTTGCTATTGCTGAAAAAGATATGGGCTGCCTAATGCGGACATTCCTCCCCCAATTATACCTTCTCCCTGTTCAAAAATAAAACTCCCGCTTACGCCGGAATTTCCACTGTGTTTCAATGTGGTAATCCGCTTAGCGGGAGTTAATACAGAGTTCTTGTGAAAGAAGCTCCCGCATGAGCGGGAGTTATTACAGAGTCTTTGTGTAAGAAGCTCCCGCATAAGCCGGAGTTATTACAGGACTTCTATGTAAGCAGCCCCCGCAATGAGCGGGAGTTGTTACGGCCGGCGGAGCAAATCGCCTCGCTCTTACCGGGATGCCGCATTCCTTAAGGTGCAAAAATCAAATCATACACATGACGCCAGGTACTCCACTGGAAGACACCGCCGAGACTCTGCTTCCCGAGTACAACATATCCTACAACCATACCCGCAAATAACGCCAGGAAGAGGATAAAAAGGAGCAGCAGAATGAACAGGCTTCTACGCAGAGCAGGGCGCTTGGCTGCCGGTTTACTCTCTTGACTCATCGATTCATCCACCTATCCACGCAAATTGTTCGCCAGATTCGTCATCGTATCACTCGATGTCAAGGCACGTGCCGAAAGCTGATACGCCCGCTGAACCTGCAGCATCTCCGACATTTCTGTGGTCAAATCCACGTTAGACTCCTCAAGCGCGCCTTGACGCAGAGATGCCTGCTTATTCTGTGGGAGCGTATCGTTGCTTGCAAGGACATCAGCCTCATTAGCGCCTGCTGTAAGCACAAACAGATTGTCCGCCCGTTGTTCAAGCGCCTCTGGCCGCTGTGGAGATACCAGCTGAATGGCCTGTCCCAGATTAGACGTAGTCTGACCGAGAGTGGCTTTGATATTGCCATTGGCATCGATCTGGAGCTTCGAGCCCGCAGGAACGGTAATCGGCGCATTATTCTTATCCAGTACATAGTGGCCCTGGCTGGTAACCAGATAGGCCAATCGGTTGTCCATCGGGTCCGGCTGGATATGGAAGTCGCCTTCTCTTGTCCAGGCCTTCTGACCATTCGCTTGTACCGCGAATAAGCCGTTGCCCTGGATCGCTAGGTCAGTGTCCTTCCCTGTATCCTTGATGGCCCCCTGGGAGTAGTCCCGGGTAATACTAGTCATACGGGAACCATATCCCACCTGAATTCCAAGTGGAGTGGCTCTGCTTGTCCGGCCCATCCCTGGTTCCTGCTTCACAATACTGGTTAGGGTGTCCTCAAAGGTAGCTCCCTTGCTCTTATATCCGACTGTGTTAACATTCGCAATATTATCCGCAAGCAGATCCAGACGCTGCTGAATTCCAGCCATGGAGACCGCGGAACTAATCATGGAGTTGTTCATTTAGTACCTCCTACACGCGGCCGACGTCATTGACGGCTTTGTCCATACTTTTATCGTAAAACTGAATGACCTTCTGATTCGCTTCATATGCACGCTGAGCCGTCATTAGGTCGACCATCGATTGGGCTGTATTCACATTCGAGCCTTCAAGAGAACCCTGACGTACGGTTACCGCATCGGCGGCTTCCATATTACGAAGCCCTGCCCTCTGCGGATCAGCCGCTTCATAGACACCATTTCCGTTACGAACAAGCTCATAAGGAGACGTGGCTACCGTAATTTGCAGCTGCTGATTGGTAGGGATTCCATTATACAGGAAGTTCCCCTTGTTATCTGTCTGCAGATCATGAATAGGACGATCAAGAACCAGCGGCTGACCGTTGCTGCCGAGAACCTTAAAGCCCGTGGAACTCAGAAGCTCTCCCGCTCCATTGACATGGAAGCTGCCATCCCTTGTATAACGGATATTCCCGTTATTGTCCTGGACTGTGAAGAAGGCTTGAGGGCGGTACACCACGCTGCCATCTTCCTTCACGAACTTACCTGACTGGTCAAAAGCATACGGCTGATTTGTCGCTGGGTCAACCAGCTCCAGGCTGGACTCCAGTCCAAAGTCCGAGCTTTTGCCGGTCTCTCTGAGGTCTCCCTGCGTATAAGTAGGTTGTGTCTCTTCGGCGAACACGCCGGTATTCAGCTTGCCAATTTGTGCTGTGCCGGGTCCGTTCCCGCCAGTCAGAGAAATAAGCACCTCTGGAAAGGAGCGGGCTGCTTCGTTCACCGACTTGTATCCTGGTGTATTGATGTTGGCTATATTCTGGGTCACCGTATCGTGCATCCGCTGCTGGGTCATCATACCCGCGGCAGCCGTATAGAGTCCTCTTAGCAAGTGGGAAACCTCCTTCGTTTTCTACAACCTTAACTAACTAAATTTAGCGAGTTGACTGACTTGAATGAACATATTGTGGCTGGTTACTGGCTAGGACATGCTGATTGATTCGTTGCCATTCCTGCTTGTGGTGGTTAGTTGGCTGCAAAGCCCTGTTCTTACTGTCAATTGCTTAGTTACTTGTTGTGTTAGTTGCTAGAATTAGTTACTTGTCTACTGGCTTGGTTACTAGCTTGTCTGCTTACTTACTTACTTACTTACTTACTTACTTACTTACTTACTTAGTTACTTACTCGGTTTACTTACTTGTTGTACTTTCTCGGTGTTCTTACTCGGTGTACTTCCTTGTCTAATTGCTAAGGCTGATAACTAGGCGGAAATTCACTTGCAGGCTGACTTTGTTATGAGCTATTACTTGAGACATACCTTATCAGCACTACTGTAATAAATTACCTGTTTCTATCGAACTAGTCATGGTTAGTTGTACATAAGACAGACCATGATGTATATGATTTATATTACAATTGCCCTTGGGGCAAGAAGGTTCTTAAGTTTATATCGGCTGGTCAGAACTTTTTCTTAATGACTTTGTCCAAATTATCCAGCATAAGTCCCGTACCCTTCACGACGCAGTGCATCGGATCTTCAGCAACGAGAACAGGCACACGGAGTTCTTCAGCCAAAAGCTCGTCCAATCCGTTCAGCAGAGCGCCTCCGCCAGTCAGAATGACCCCGCGGTCGATAATGTCCGCTGACAATTCTGGCGGAGTGCGCTCCAGGACTGATTTTGCTGCTGCTACAATGGAAGATACAGGCTCCCATAAAGCTTCCTGTACTTCCGCAGAAGAAATTGTAATGGTAAGCGGAAGTCCCGATACCATATCTCTTCCCCGGATGTCGAGTTCAGCCTGACGGCCGCCGGGACGAACGGTTCCGATTCTGATCTTGATATCCTCGGCTGTACGCTCGCCAATTAACAGCTTGTACTTTGTTTTGATATAACGAATGATGGCGGAATCGAACTTGTCGCCTGCCATCTTGATGGAAGACGCGGTAACAATGTCTCCCATAGAGAGTACGGCTACGTCTGTCGTGCCGCCTCCAATATCCACAACCATATTTCCGCTCGGTTCATATATATCCATTCCTGCTCCAATAGCAGCTGCCTTCGGTTCTTCTTCCAAGTAGACTTCCTTGGCCCCGCTGCGCTCAGCGGCCTCACGAATCGCCTTCTGCTCAACGGAGGTAATGTTCGTTGGGGCACAGATGAGAATTCGGGGGTGACTATACCAGCTCTTGCCGCCAACACGGTTAATGAAATACTTCAGCATCGTCTCCGTAATTTCGAAATCCGCAATGACTCCATCCTTAAGCGGACGGATTGCCACAATATTCCCTGGTGTTCTGCCGACCATCCGCCTAGCATCCTCGCCGACAGCAAGCACACGCTTGGTATCGCTCTCAATGGTAACTACCGAAGGCTCGTCGAGCACTACACCTTTCCCTTTTACATGGATAAGCACATTCGCCGTGCCCAAGTCAATTCCGATATCCTTACTCATCATTACAAAGCTCCCCCAAAGCGTATTTTAAATGGTAAAAGAAATTCTCATCTATGGTAACCCGTAGTCGACAGAAAATCCGTTAGTTTTACATAGAAAGACCTGAAAAACACATCTTAAGTCCGTTCTGTAAACCTAAATTCCGGGATGAATGGATAAATTACCCGCATTCTCATACCATATTTAAAAATATCATACTTTGGGGGACGTATTCAATCACAATACTGTCTTTTTTAGCAGGATCACAGCCTTGATCTTGTCGATTCCATGACATCCATGACTGCTGCAATCTGAGACATTTGGCATACAAAATTAGGCTTAATTGACTGCCGAGATCACCTCACGTTTGGAGGGTGTTGTTTTTTTATATTTAATTTTGGTCGCCTCTCCTCCGCGCAGATGCCGAATAGACTTGTGGTACTCCAAAATATGCTTCACCTGGTCAGCCAGATCCGGGTTGATCTCCGGAAGCCGTTCGGTCAGGTCCTTATGCACCGTGCTCTTGGACACGCCAAATTCCTTGGCGATAGTTCTCACTGTATGCCTCGTCTCCACGATGCAGCGGCCTATCTTAATGGTACGTTCCTTGATGTAATCATGCACGCTCCCGCCTCCCAACTCGAGATAGTTTGGTACAGTATATGAGGGGCGTGCCTATATATTCTTTGTTTCCAAGCGTGACAAGCCTTACTAAGACCTATTTTTTGAATGGGGACAGGAAAAAGACGAGGAATCTCACGATTCCCCGCCCGGGTACAGCCATTATTTTTGCGGAAGAAGGGTTGCCGGGTTCACCGGTGCGCCGTCCTCATATACAGCAAAGTGAACATGATTGCCAAGATCCTTCTCCAGCTCGCTGCTTCCAGCGCTAGCCAGCGTGTCGCCTTGCTTCACTTCGGCATCCTTCTTCACTTTCACATCCGTCAAGCTTTCGTACACCGTCTTGAGATTGTTGGCATTCGTGATCTCCACCACATACCCCGTAAGCGGAGTCTGCTCCACTCGGGTAACTTTACCACTCAAGGCAGCCTTGACTTCAAAAGTCTTGTTATCCCCGCGCGCCAGGTCAATACCTGTGTTCGGGAAGAACGTATCGTTGTACTTCACCATTGCGGCAACATGATCCTCGGCTGTGCCATCCTTGTCATAGAACGGCTTAACGACAGTAACCTCGGCGGCGTTAGCCACCGGCCATACGAAATCTTCCGGCGTAGCAGCAGTAGAGACGGACGCACCTTCTTCGGTCTTGCTGGAATCCACCAGCGGAGTATTGTCCACCGTTGTGGTCATTCCCGCTGTTTCTTTGACCTGCGGCTTAGGACGGCTGGCATCCTGGTAGACCCACACTAAGGTTAGTATGATTGCCGCGGTGGCCATGTATGCTGCCGGGTATACCCACTTTCTTGACAACAGCCTTTTCCATGAGGATGCCTGGACTACCGGCTCTCCCAATCCAATTTTAGGAGATTCCTCATTCTTTTGATTCTTCTGATTTTGATCATTCATAGTTTATCACCTCAGTAACCAGTGTTACCGGGGACAACTCTTTTATACTTCGGCAATCCTATTTATTTGTAAAATAACCCAGCCACCCATTTCACGCTCTTTCCTAATGGTAAATCATATTGTGAACCTTTATACCACCATCACGATTGTAAAGCCCGCCTTAACTCTTGGACAGCAGCCTGGAGGCTTGTTCCAAAGAGATTCCCGTGTAATAGTGCTTCAGGATCTCAGTCACCGTGCGGCCTTCCCGGGCCATTCCGTTAGCTCCCCATTGACTCATTCCTACGCCGTGGCCATATCCGTAGGTTGTAATCCTGACCTCATCTCCTTCTATATCAAAACGGAACTGGCTAGACCGCAGGCCCAGCTTCTCCCGAATCTCTCTCCCGCTGAACTTGCTCCCGCCTATCTCTGCTTCCTTGACTCTATGTCCTGTGGTGCTTGATAGGATCTTGAAAAGACTTCCCGCATTGCCCTTCTGCGCACTGGCAGGCACGCTTGCCTGGTCAAGCCCGAGCTTGTGCAATACACGGCTCAGCTTCAAGGTAACCGTCTCCTTATAGGCCGGATTCAGCTTCGCATCCCAGGGGC contains:
- a CDS encoding flagellar hook-basal body protein translates to MNNSMISSAVSMAGIQQRLDLLADNIANVNTVGYKSKGATFEDTLTSIVKQEPGMGRTSRATPLGIQVGYGSRMTSITRDYSQGAIKDTGKDTDLAIQGNGLFAVQANGQKAWTREGDFHIQPDPMDNRLAYLVTSQGHYVLDKNNAPITVPAGSKLQIDANGNIKATLGQTTSNLGQAIQLVSPQRPEALEQRADNLFVLTAGANEADVLASNDTLPQNKQASLRQGALEESNVDLTTEMSEMLQVQRAYQLSARALTSSDTMTNLANNLRG
- a CDS encoding phospho-sugar mutase, which produces MSEINQSIQEKVQAWLQDASIDEETKQELRSLESSPAELEDRFYRELEFGTGGLRGLIGAGSNRINRYTVGKATQGFAQYILDAHSKSQAEGQPSVVIAHDSRHFSPEFALEAALVLAGNGITAKLFPSLRPTPQLSFSVRSLQATGGIVITASHNPPEYNGYKVYNASGGQLVPQEAEEVIALIKEVSSFAQVKRLTQEEAESQGLLVWLGEAEDEDFANTVAAASVNPEMLASGAAKDVVIVFTPLHGTGNVPVRRVLDKLGFTQVHIVAEQEQPDAEFSTVKSPNPEEREAFALAIELGKKVGADLLMGTDPDADRMGAVVKDANGEYQILTGNQSGSILVHYLLSQLKSAGKLPENGAVVKTIVTSELGAVIARHYGVSVFNTLTGFKYIGEMMNRFEQSGEHTYLFGYEESYGYLAGNYARDKDAVVASTLIAEAAAYYKTQGKTLFDVLEELYQQFGYYRESLISRTLKGKDGVAKIQSLMTDWRDHSPQEVAGIKVKEVEDFSKGLYGFPRENVLKFILEDGSWFCLRPSGTEPKIKVYFAVRGDSNEESLSTLGKLQDEVMARVDA
- a CDS encoding DNA-directed RNA polymerase subunit beta, producing MSQESKPAAKRPALRRSLFILLLLFILFLALFAGMVVGYVVLGKQSLGGVFQWSTWRHVYDLIFAP
- a CDS encoding WecB/TagA/CpsF family glycosyltransferase, with amino-acid sequence MKQPANVPTVSVFGIPVCKWGMEDTVKYLTEAVQSGKPHQIITANPIMVMAALENPEYKTMMQNADLIVPDGTGVVWAARKGGQPVAERVAGFDLLHELMKQGEQLGWTVFLLGAAPEVIQEASARLQLQYPRVKIVGTRDGYFGPQQDLEVVAEIVKVKPDLLFVARGADTQEPWIAKYKEQLGVPVMMGVGGSFDVISGRTQRAPKIMQKMHLEWFYRLLREPTRIRRMLALPKFTVKVLREGENLTKVR
- a CDS encoding flagellar hook-basal body protein, which encodes MLRGLYTAAAGMMTQQRMHDTVTQNIANINTPGYKSVNEAARSFPEVLISLTGGNGPGTAQIGKLNTGVFAEETQPTYTQGDLRETGKSSDFGLESSLELVDPATNQPYAFDQSGKFVKEDGSVVYRPQAFFTVQDNNGNIRYTRDGSFHVNGAGELLSSTGFKVLGSNGQPLVLDRPIHDLQTDNKGNFLYNGIPTNQQLQITVATSPYELVRNGNGVYEAADPQRAGLRNMEAADAVTVRQGSLEGSNVNTAQSMVDLMTAQRAYEANQKVIQFYDKSMDKAVNDVGRV
- the fabZ gene encoding 3-hydroxyacyl-ACP dehydratase FabZ — translated: MLDNRQVQDIIPHRYPFLLVDRIIEMEEGKRAVGIKNVTINEPFFQGHFPGYPVMPGVLITEALAQVGAAAMLSVESNKGKIGFLAGLDGFRFRDMVFPGDTLRLEVEIIRLKGSIGKGRATAKVGDKVVAEGEIMFALSDGELK
- the csaB gene encoding polysaccharide pyruvyl transferase CsaB; translation: MVTPSVTRLVISGYYGFRNSGDEAVLKSILTALEEESARAGIRIEPVVLSIDPEWTTSMYGVQAVHRMKLGEVRRALKDSDGLISGGGSLLQDATGMTTIPYYLGIIKIAQWLGKPTFIYAQGIGPVNKGFFHPLIRGVFRKCSYISVRDNESAGLLGTMGLSRDKIEVVPDPVMGLPLPEGMEMTGASGQNGQDLPVVGISVRYWNTERKELTQLAAGLTALASFMPVHFRFLPFHIPGDDEASRYVIERMEGVTAPGSIISVAPETVDPQEMLAEVSRCQALIGMRLHSLIYAASQRVPLIGISYDPKIDHFLARLGSVPVGTSDQLDPQIVASELRGLLLDGESWRSRNASRIDTLKQEARQPAERIAEFFKNRG
- a CDS encoding DUF5693 family protein; the protein is MYQRWQKWNKASRKWLWILVVVGMVASLPLIYGRIQTEQTAKNVELIFNYRSLLESSYYQPNPEAYMNEQLDKLQGAGVGTIAMFESNLDELSRSRRVLVYSTQDLINMNKLPVSSAAAGNQTYVVFTNEENARAFQPLIEETFQMFDIAVAPWSWEPGVTAVRINTSPANALIKSFAPDPVAMKMLRDKGFNILPRMSDNMPYDQAAVDKLLTMFQENNVKHILFEGDAVKGFTDDPEKKSLKAFADSLKAHGMGIVTIEGLKKPQAGFNKLAYDLDYNVVRLYSLSDKDAKLDTDVLADRFALAVKDRKIRMIYINSMPSKDTSKSTITDSVDNIVETLGEPGNAVKRMEKDGYQLGQAEPFTVNSHSWDKILKALVVLGGVAFVSILVSYFLPSLTLAALIIGLLGCAGLFVIHKQQLLEQMLSLLVAISAPTIAMLLAIRKVQEIQGANRSMSAGRRLTHSLVLFIKTSLLSLCAVPFVIALLNNITYALVLNQFRGVSLLHLLPVFLVALYVFLYQGNTVYSELRRWLRMPITVLWVVCAAILAAAGLYYLSRTGNSGSLLPGEAAFRSFLENTIGVRPRNKEFLAFHPLFIMGVFAALRFPKLIYVLIIASIGQLSMVDTFAHIHTPVLISLIRGLLGMGFGIIIGLIAVGIWIIIERCWTKWSPRLLQD